The following proteins come from a genomic window of Lolium rigidum isolate FL_2022 chromosome 5, APGP_CSIRO_Lrig_0.1, whole genome shotgun sequence:
- the LOC124651410 gene encoding phytosulfokines 5-like — protein MTRRCGTSSAPPFAALALLLLLSFSCCAAAARLLPASTAPHEDSSVIDVKAADAASDGLGALPAEGGKVGNGEEPAPEVTTAAAEDLEKEEEACEEGTTGEECMQRRLLHDAHLDYIYTQRKGRP, from the exons ATGACGAGACGCTGCGGTACCTCgtcggcgccgccgttcgccgctcTTGCCCTGCTTCTCCTCCTTTCCTTCTCCTGCTGCGCGGCGGCCGCTCGCCTCCTCCCTGCCAGCACTGCTCCTCACGAAG ATTCTAGCGTAATCGACGTCAAGGCGGCCGACGCTGCGTCAGACGGGCTAGGGGCGCTTCCGGCGGAAGGCGGCAAGGTCGGCAATGGCGAGGAGCCGGCCCCGGAGgtgacgacggcggcggcagaggatctcgagaaggaggaggaggcgtgcGAGGAGGGGACCACCGGCGAGGAGTGCATGCAGAGGAGGCTCCTCCACGACGCCCACCTCGACTACATCTACACGCAGCGCAAGGGCAGGCCATGA